The Streptomyces tendae genome has a window encoding:
- a CDS encoding NEW3 domain-containing protein: protein MKATRWVSSLRAVAVAAALTLAAVPAATAAESPAQSPAARTEVSISPVDLDGPAIETVQVTVKNAGPQRMRSLKVAFTGPVGWAVQPSVTAVSGSFAAGATASAEFRIQVPERRSGFTLRTFTATATYTGGDGAGSATGTRTETVGSPLPDLAAAYNNVGVTDESDTAPGNYDGDGNSFSAQKLAAVGLTPGSTVRALGAELTWPDVEPGTKDNVSSQGQAITLSGQGGRLVLLGSGVTSGATGTATVYYTDGTSSRGSFGFPNWSFDPADAHGATLVASSDGRNRPDGYGNAGIDYRIFAHSVPVDATKQVRFVVLPSNGNVHVFAMAVAP, encoded by the coding sequence ATGAAGGCGACCCGATGGGTCAGTTCCCTGAGAGCGGTGGCGGTGGCGGCGGCGCTGACGCTGGCCGCCGTGCCCGCCGCCACCGCCGCGGAGTCCCCGGCGCAGTCGCCCGCGGCACGGACCGAGGTGTCGATCTCGCCGGTGGACCTGGACGGTCCGGCCATCGAAACCGTCCAGGTGACGGTGAAGAACGCCGGCCCGCAGCGGATGCGGTCGCTGAAGGTGGCGTTCACGGGCCCGGTCGGCTGGGCGGTCCAGCCGTCCGTCACCGCCGTCTCCGGTTCGTTCGCCGCTGGCGCGACCGCCTCGGCCGAGTTCCGCATCCAGGTGCCGGAGAGGCGGAGCGGGTTCACGCTGCGCACCTTCACCGCCACGGCCACCTACACCGGCGGTGACGGGGCGGGTTCGGCGACCGGCACCCGCACGGAGACCGTCGGCAGCCCGCTGCCCGATCTCGCCGCCGCCTACAACAACGTGGGGGTCACCGACGAGAGCGACACCGCGCCGGGCAACTACGACGGGGACGGCAACAGCTTCTCCGCGCAGAAGCTCGCGGCGGTCGGACTGACGCCGGGCAGCACGGTACGGGCCCTCGGCGCCGAACTGACCTGGCCGGACGTCGAACCGGGCACCAAGGACAACGTGTCGTCCCAGGGCCAGGCGATCACCCTGAGCGGGCAGGGCGGCAGACTCGTCCTCCTCGGTTCCGGTGTCACCAGCGGGGCCACCGGTACGGCGACCGTGTACTACACCGACGGCACCAGCAGCCGGGGCTCGTTCGGCTTCCCCAACTGGTCGTTCGACCCGGCCGACGCGCACGGTGCCACGCTGGTGGCGTCCAGCGACGGCCGCAACCGGCCGGACGGGTACGGCAACGCGGGGATCGACTACCGGATCTTCGCCCACTCCGTGCCCGTGGACGCGACGAAGCAGGTGCGGTTCGTGGTGCTGCCGTCCAACGGCAACGTCCACGTCTTCGCGATGGCCGTCGCCCCCTGA
- a CDS encoding MFS transporter codes for MPDPTGGAGLRARLTIPVLAYGGILMAVMQTVVVPLLPDLPRLTGASASAVSWMVTASLLSGAVLTPVLGRAGDMYGKRLVLLLSLALMTAGSVVCALTTDIALLITARALQGAAVSVVPLSISILRDELPPERRGSAIALMSSTVGIGAALGLPAAALIIQYANWHAMFWVTAGLGAAGVALIRWAVPESPVRESGRFDVTGALGLAAGLVCLLLAVSQGGQWGWGSAPVVSLSAAAVLVLAVWWLHQLRAERPLVDLRLVSSPRVGLSHVAALLTGFAFYANTLVTAQLVQAPEASDYGLGLSIVQTGLVLLPSGVVMLLLSPLSARISAARGPRITLALGAAVIAAGYGVRIADSRSLVMIMVGATVVSIGTTLAYSALPALILRAVPATQTASANGVNVLMRTVGQAVSSAAVAAVLVHHTSPVGGHPLPTLHGYLMAFGIAGTIALVACAVALLIPGGPAPETGPARAKDVRPVADGTKMEEA; via the coding sequence ATACCCGACCCGACCGGCGGCGCCGGACTGCGGGCCCGGCTCACGATCCCGGTCCTCGCCTACGGCGGCATCCTCATGGCGGTCATGCAGACCGTCGTCGTCCCCCTGCTGCCCGACCTGCCCCGCCTGACCGGGGCGTCGGCGTCCGCCGTCTCCTGGATGGTGACCGCGTCCCTGCTGTCCGGCGCCGTCCTCACCCCCGTGCTCGGCCGGGCCGGTGACATGTACGGCAAGCGCCTGGTGCTGTTGCTGTCGCTCGCCCTCATGACCGCGGGGTCGGTGGTCTGCGCGCTCACCACCGACATCGCGCTCCTGATCACCGCCCGGGCGCTCCAGGGGGCCGCGGTCTCCGTGGTACCGCTGTCGATCAGCATCCTGCGCGACGAACTGCCCCCGGAGCGACGCGGTTCCGCCATCGCGCTGATGAGCTCCACCGTCGGCATCGGCGCCGCGCTCGGCCTGCCCGCCGCGGCCCTGATCATCCAGTACGCGAACTGGCACGCCATGTTCTGGGTCACCGCCGGCCTCGGCGCCGCCGGTGTCGCGCTGATCCGCTGGGCGGTGCCCGAGTCACCGGTGCGTGAGTCCGGCCGGTTCGACGTCACCGGCGCCCTCGGGCTGGCCGCCGGCCTCGTCTGCCTGCTGCTCGCGGTGTCGCAGGGCGGCCAGTGGGGCTGGGGGAGCGCCCCGGTCGTGAGCCTGTCCGCCGCGGCCGTCCTCGTCCTCGCCGTGTGGTGGCTGCACCAACTGCGCGCCGAACGCCCGCTGGTGGACCTGCGCCTGGTGTCCAGCCCGCGCGTCGGCCTCTCCCACGTGGCCGCCCTCCTGACGGGCTTCGCCTTCTACGCCAACACGCTCGTCACCGCGCAGCTCGTCCAGGCCCCCGAGGCCAGCGACTACGGCCTGGGGCTGTCCATCGTCCAGACGGGACTGGTGCTGCTGCCCAGCGGCGTCGTCATGCTGCTGCTGTCCCCGCTCTCCGCCCGCATATCGGCGGCACGCGGACCGAGGATCACCCTCGCCCTGGGCGCCGCGGTCATCGCCGCCGGCTACGGCGTGCGCATCGCCGACAGCCGCTCCCTGGTGATGATCATGGTGGGTGCGACGGTCGTCTCCATTGGCACCACCCTCGCCTACTCGGCGCTCCCCGCCCTGATCCTGCGCGCCGTCCCCGCCACGCAGACCGCCTCCGCCAACGGCGTCAACGTCCTGATGCGCACCGTGGGACAGGCTGTCTCCAGCGCCGCTGTCGCCGCCGTCCTGGTGCACCACACCAGCCCGGTCGGCGGCCACCCGCTGCCCACGCTCCACGGCTACCTCATGGCCTTCGGCATCGCCGGCACGATCGCCCTCGTCGCCTGCGCGGTGGCGCTGCTCATCCCCGGCGGCCCGGCCCCCGAGACGGGGCCCGCCCGTGCGAAGGATGTCCGGCCCGTCGCCGACGGCACCAAGATGGAGGAAGCGTGA
- a CDS encoding TetR/AcrR family transcriptional regulator, translating to MSTDTPPPGAAPRAGRRDAEATKAAILRAARHLLARHAHADITLKAVAERAGVSPPLILKYFGNKDAVFAHVMSFDEDAAALLDAPLDDLGRHMVRHVLVSQRERGSDPLVRIAFAPLQGDHGDILRANFRAQVTGRLAARLPGPDAGLRAELALAALVGLGVMFGIARGTDLRATPVEEAVERYGPAVQAQLTPAQPADGQGRSAPSAPPGEA from the coding sequence GTGAGCACCGACACCCCACCGCCCGGCGCGGCACCCCGCGCCGGTCGGCGGGACGCCGAGGCGACCAAGGCGGCCATCCTGCGCGCCGCCCGCCACCTCCTCGCCCGCCACGCCCACGCCGACATCACCCTCAAGGCCGTCGCGGAGCGCGCCGGGGTCAGCCCGCCGCTGATCCTCAAGTACTTCGGCAACAAGGACGCCGTCTTCGCCCACGTGATGTCCTTCGACGAGGACGCCGCCGCGCTCCTCGACGCGCCGCTGGACGACCTGGGCCGGCACATGGTCCGGCACGTCCTGGTCAGCCAGCGCGAACGCGGGTCCGACCCCCTGGTGCGGATCGCGTTCGCGCCGCTGCAGGGCGACCACGGCGACATCCTGCGCGCCAACTTCCGCGCTCAGGTCACCGGTCGGCTCGCCGCCCGCCTGCCCGGACCCGACGCGGGGCTGCGCGCCGAACTGGCCCTCGCCGCGCTGGTCGGCCTCGGCGTGATGTTCGGCATCGCCCGGGGAACGGACCTCAGGGCCACGCCGGTCGAGGAGGCCGTCGAACGCTACGGCCCCGCCGTCCAGGCCCAGCTGACGCCCGCGCAGCCCGCCGACGGGCAGGGCCGGTCGGCCCCGTCCGCGCCGCCCGGCGAGGCGTAG
- a CDS encoding S66 peptidase family protein — translation MPAILRPRALRPGDLVVVTALSGQLEPGEEPLLARGVAILERMGFRVRVSAAVDPARSRWWAAGTPAEQAAELNSLLRDPEVRAVVAHTGGQATVGYLDLIDLEAIRADPKPIVGYSDISLLHMALHARTGLVGFHADIATHGFGSDWYTLGDEARRTELVDLYTRVLTEPEAPGALPPQGAWESWRPGRAEGPLFGGLLNRLILLQATPFAPDAERFEGAVLFWEELQRPVSRIWNDLHTLRLSGVLDRIAGMVVGVPTEVTPHEGGGGRADLRDVVLDVLGERDIPVLAQVDFGHTSPNLPLPLGVRARVDADNRTLSLLEPAVAGR, via the coding sequence ATGCCTGCGATTCTTCGGCCCCGTGCGCTGCGTCCCGGCGATCTGGTGGTGGTCACCGCGCTGTCGGGCCAGCTCGAGCCGGGAGAGGAGCCGCTGCTCGCGCGTGGTGTGGCGATCCTCGAACGGATGGGTTTCCGTGTGCGGGTCAGTGCGGCGGTCGACCCGGCGCGGAGCCGCTGGTGGGCCGCGGGCACTCCGGCCGAGCAGGCGGCCGAACTCAACTCCCTGCTCCGTGACCCGGAGGTGCGGGCCGTCGTCGCGCACACCGGCGGACAGGCCACCGTCGGGTACCTGGATCTGATCGATCTGGAGGCGATCCGGGCCGACCCCAAGCCGATCGTGGGCTACAGCGACATCTCGCTGCTGCACATGGCACTGCACGCGAGGACCGGCCTCGTGGGCTTCCACGCGGACATCGCCACCCACGGGTTCGGCAGTGACTGGTACACGCTGGGCGACGAGGCCCGTCGCACCGAACTGGTCGACCTCTACACCCGTGTGCTCACCGAGCCCGAAGCGCCGGGCGCGTTGCCGCCGCAGGGAGCCTGGGAAAGCTGGCGGCCGGGACGCGCGGAGGGACCGCTGTTCGGCGGGCTGCTGAACCGCCTGATCCTGCTGCAGGCGACGCCGTTCGCGCCCGACGCCGAACGGTTCGAGGGCGCCGTGCTGTTCTGGGAGGAACTGCAGCGGCCGGTCTCCCGTATCTGGAACGACCTGCACACGCTGCGGCTGTCCGGGGTGCTGGACCGGATCGCGGGGATGGTGGTCGGCGTCCCGACCGAGGTCACTCCGCATGAGGGCGGCGGGGGCCGCGCGGACCTCCGCGACGTCGTGCTCGACGTCCTGGGCGAGCGTGACATCCCGGTGCTCGCTCAGGTCGACTTCGGCCACACCTCGCCGAACCTGCCGCTGCCCCTCGGCGTCCGCGCACGCGTGGACGCCGACAACCGGACGCTTTCCCTGCTCGAACCGGCGGTCGCGGGCAGGTGA
- a CDS encoding DNA alkylation repair protein, translating into MAEATELTGVMAELAALDDPRIRAVNEKHGDDHGVNLGTLRALAKRLRTQQDLARELWATGDTAARLLALLVCRPKAFDRDELDAMLREARTPKVQDWLVGYVVKKSPYAEELRVTWFADPDPVVASAGWALTTERVAKKPEGLDLAGLLDVVEAEMKDAPDRLQWAMNHCLAQIGIEHPGHRARAIAIGERLEVLKDYPTSPGCTSPFAPVWIDEMVRRQQAG; encoded by the coding sequence ATGGCCGAGGCGACGGAGCTGACCGGGGTCATGGCCGAGCTGGCCGCGCTCGACGACCCCAGGATCCGCGCGGTGAACGAGAAGCACGGCGACGACCACGGGGTGAATCTCGGCACACTGCGCGCGCTCGCCAAACGGCTCAGGACGCAGCAGGACCTCGCGCGGGAGCTGTGGGCCACCGGGGACACCGCGGCGCGGCTGCTGGCGCTGTTGGTCTGCCGCCCCAAGGCCTTCGACCGGGACGAGCTGGACGCCATGCTGCGCGAGGCGCGCACCCCCAAGGTGCAGGACTGGCTCGTCGGCTACGTCGTGAAGAAGAGCCCGTACGCGGAGGAGCTGCGCGTTACCTGGTTCGCCGACCCCGACCCGGTGGTCGCGAGCGCCGGCTGGGCGCTCACCACGGAGCGGGTGGCGAAGAAGCCGGAGGGTCTGGATCTGGCCGGGCTGCTCGATGTCGTCGAGGCGGAGATGAAGGACGCCCCGGACCGGCTGCAGTGGGCGATGAACCACTGTCTGGCGCAGATCGGCATCGAGCACCCCGGACACCGCGCCCGCGCGATCGCCATCGGTGAGCGCCTTGAGGTGCTGAAGGACTACCCGACGTCCCCGGGGTGCACGTCTCCGTTCGCGCCCGTGTGGATCGACGAGATGGTGCGCCGGCAGCAGGCCGGGTGA
- a CDS encoding AraC family transcriptional regulator, whose amino-acid sequence MDPLEDVLTLVETRGHLSTSLAAGGRWAVRFEPPQGVKFNAVRRGSCLLEVDGVGGPIALAEGDCYLLTGPRSFTLRSDLETSPVPAGPLFARAEDGVARAGLGDDVFLVGGRFSFGARAQELLLDRLPPVVHVPAATPHAETVRWALTAIDEELTRGQPAAGLVAEHLAVVMLVHVLRLHLARDPDTASGWLAGLSDPAVAAALTSLHREPARAWTVAELARAAAVSRSTLAVRFKTSVGQGPLEYLTRWRIELAARQLRQGSATLAMIARSVGYGSESALSVAFKRVMGTSPGDYRRQQAGPSSPLRGTPS is encoded by the coding sequence GTGGATCCGCTGGAAGACGTGCTCACCCTGGTGGAGACGCGCGGCCATCTGTCGACGAGTCTGGCGGCGGGCGGACGCTGGGCCGTGCGGTTCGAACCGCCGCAGGGGGTGAAGTTCAACGCCGTCCGACGCGGCTCCTGCCTGCTGGAGGTCGACGGTGTGGGTGGGCCGATCGCGCTGGCGGAGGGCGACTGCTACCTTCTCACCGGTCCCCGTTCCTTCACCCTGCGCAGTGACCTGGAGACCTCGCCGGTGCCCGCCGGGCCCTTGTTCGCCCGGGCGGAGGACGGTGTGGCCAGGGCGGGCCTGGGCGACGACGTGTTCCTGGTGGGCGGGCGGTTCTCCTTCGGTGCCCGTGCGCAGGAGCTGCTCCTTGACCGGCTGCCCCCGGTGGTGCACGTCCCCGCCGCCACCCCGCACGCGGAGACGGTGCGCTGGGCGCTCACCGCCATCGACGAGGAGCTGACACGCGGGCAGCCGGCCGCGGGGCTGGTGGCCGAGCACCTCGCCGTCGTCATGCTCGTCCATGTGCTGCGCCTGCATCTCGCGCGCGATCCGGACACGGCCTCGGGATGGCTGGCCGGACTCTCCGATCCGGCGGTCGCCGCCGCGCTGACCTCGCTGCACCGGGAACCGGCGCGTGCCTGGACCGTCGCGGAACTGGCGCGGGCCGCCGCGGTGTCGCGGTCCACGCTGGCCGTACGCTTCAAGACGTCGGTCGGCCAGGGGCCGCTGGAGTACCTCACCCGGTGGCGCATCGAGCTCGCGGCCCGGCAGCTGCGGCAGGGCAGCGCCACCCTCGCGATGATCGCCCGCTCGGTCGGCTACGGATCCGAGAGCGCCCTCAGCGTCGCCTTCAAGAGAGTCATGGGGACGTCTCCCGGCGACTACCGAAGACAGCAGGCGGGGCCGTCGTCACCGCTGCGGGGAACGCCGTCATAA
- a CDS encoding SDR family NAD(P)-dependent oxidoreductase, which translates to MTTNPQALRSPRHDPAAALLTTPFTAHTDAREVIDGVDLTGRRAVVTGGASGLGAETVRALAAAGAEVTVATRRPRSAEPLVRELAGVDGAGPVHAAALDLSDLTSVDAFVRAWHGPLDILVANAGIMALPTRTLTADGWEMQLATNHLGHFALATGLHPRMREAGAARIVVVSSGAHLNAPFDFDDPHFERRPYDPWAAYGQSKSAGVLLAVGARRWAADGITANALNPGYILTNLQRHLDDDTMRAFGVMDDEGNLTPLPYYKTPAQGAATSVLLAASPLLKGVTGRYFEDNQEARTVTDEENPADGVAAHALDPQAADRLWEYATDALRGR; encoded by the coding sequence ATGACAACGAACCCTCAGGCCCTCCGGTCGCCCCGGCACGATCCCGCCGCCGCCCTCCTGACCACGCCCTTCACCGCCCACACCGACGCACGGGAGGTGATCGACGGCGTGGACCTCACCGGCCGCCGCGCCGTGGTCACCGGCGGCGCCTCGGGGCTCGGTGCCGAGACCGTACGGGCGCTGGCCGCCGCCGGGGCCGAGGTCACGGTCGCGACCCGGCGTCCGCGGAGCGCCGAACCGCTCGTGCGGGAGCTGGCCGGCGTCGACGGCGCCGGTCCCGTGCACGCCGCGGCCCTCGACCTCTCCGACCTCACCTCGGTCGACGCCTTCGTGCGGGCCTGGCACGGTCCGCTCGACATCCTGGTCGCCAACGCGGGCATCATGGCCCTGCCCACCCGCACCCTCACCGCCGACGGCTGGGAGATGCAGCTCGCCACCAACCACCTGGGTCACTTCGCCCTGGCCACCGGCCTGCACCCCCGCATGCGCGAGGCCGGCGCCGCCCGCATCGTGGTGGTGAGCTCGGGCGCCCACCTGAACGCGCCCTTCGACTTCGACGACCCCCACTTCGAACGCCGCCCCTACGACCCCTGGGCCGCCTACGGGCAGTCGAAGTCAGCCGGCGTGCTCCTCGCGGTGGGCGCCCGGCGCTGGGCCGCCGACGGCATCACCGCGAACGCGCTGAACCCCGGCTACATCCTCACCAACCTGCAACGACACCTGGACGACGACACCATGCGCGCGTTCGGTGTGATGGACGACGAGGGCAACCTGACGCCGCTCCCGTACTACAAGACACCCGCCCAGGGAGCCGCCACGTCGGTCCTGCTCGCCGCCTCGCCCCTCCTCAAGGGGGTGACGGGCCGCTACTTCGAGGACAACCAGGAGGCACGGACCGTCACGGACGAGGAGAATCCGGCCGACGGCGTCGCCGCGCACGCCCTCGACCCGCAGGCCGCGGACCGTCTCTGGGAGTACGCGACCGACGCCCTCCGCGGACGCTGA
- a CDS encoding dienelactone hydrolase family protein, with the protein MAEVVLFHHVQGLTSGVVAFADDLRAVGHTVHTPDLFDGRTFASQEEGSRYVEQVGFGEITGRGVRAAGPLPDDVVYAGFSLGVLPAQKLAQTRAGARGALLVHACIPVSEFGPAWPGKVPVQVHAMEDDPFFTEDIDAAHALVAEHPDAELFLYPGDRHLFADRSLPSYDPDAARLLTQRAIDFLGPVEDRR; encoded by the coding sequence ATGGCAGAGGTCGTACTGTTCCATCACGTGCAGGGGCTGACCTCCGGAGTCGTCGCCTTCGCCGACGACCTCCGCGCCGTGGGACACACCGTCCACACACCCGACCTGTTCGACGGGCGCACCTTCGCCTCACAGGAGGAGGGCTCCCGGTACGTCGAACAGGTCGGCTTCGGCGAGATCACCGGGCGCGGGGTCCGCGCGGCCGGCCCCCTCCCCGACGACGTCGTCTACGCCGGCTTCTCGCTCGGGGTGCTGCCCGCCCAGAAGCTGGCGCAGACGCGGGCGGGGGCGCGTGGCGCGCTGCTGGTGCACGCCTGCATCCCCGTGTCGGAGTTCGGTCCGGCCTGGCCCGGGAAGGTGCCGGTGCAGGTGCACGCCATGGAGGACGACCCCTTCTTCACCGAGGACATCGACGCCGCTCACGCGCTGGTCGCCGAGCACCCCGACGCGGAGCTGTTCCTCTACCCCGGCGACCGGCATCTGTTCGCCGATCGCTCGCTGCCGTCCTACGACCCGGACGCCGCCAGGCTCCTGACGCAGCGGGCGATCGACTTCCTCGGCCCCGTCGAGGACCGGCGCTGA
- a CDS encoding acyltransferase family protein — translation MVVFYHYVAFGEGWDGPQAQLFPVIFRPSAYGWLGVHLFFMISGFVICMSCWGRTVPDFFTSRVIRLFPAYWLGVLATTAVVALVPGGLEPHAWREVLVNLTMLQWPVDIEHVDGVYWTLWAELRFYLLFALVVWRGLTYRRVVAFCCVWATAALLAKGYGSGPLSDLLMAQYCWFFIAGLAFYLIYRFGQNMLLWGIVALCFAMGQLTAARGWRNTLQYVGHNVPSWGVAVLVTLFFAVMAGVSLGWFRRVDWRWLPAAGALTYPLYLFHESIGWEIFHHLQYRVDRWTLLGGTVAGVLVLAHLVHRWVERPVSQRLKRSLRTAFAQVRAADDGKDRMPDSVPRTFIGHGAGPLPQPPAGPEPEGVAAPALR, via the coding sequence ATGGTGGTCTTCTACCACTATGTCGCCTTCGGTGAAGGGTGGGACGGCCCGCAGGCACAGCTGTTCCCCGTCATCTTCCGGCCCTCGGCGTACGGCTGGCTCGGCGTCCACCTGTTCTTCATGATCAGCGGCTTCGTCATCTGCATGAGCTGCTGGGGACGCACCGTGCCGGACTTCTTCACCTCCCGGGTGATCCGGCTGTTCCCCGCGTACTGGCTGGGTGTGCTGGCGACCACCGCCGTGGTCGCGCTGGTCCCGGGCGGTCTCGAGCCGCACGCGTGGCGTGAGGTGCTGGTCAACCTGACCATGCTCCAGTGGCCGGTCGACATCGAGCACGTCGACGGCGTGTACTGGACGCTCTGGGCGGAGCTGCGCTTCTACCTGCTGTTCGCCCTCGTCGTGTGGCGTGGTCTGACCTACCGGCGTGTCGTCGCGTTCTGCTGTGTGTGGGCCACGGCCGCGCTGCTGGCGAAGGGGTACGGCTCCGGCCCGCTCAGCGACCTGCTCATGGCGCAGTACTGCTGGTTCTTCATCGCCGGCCTGGCCTTCTACCTGATCTACCGCTTCGGCCAGAACATGCTGCTCTGGGGCATCGTGGCCCTGTGCTTCGCCATGGGCCAGCTCACCGCCGCGCGAGGATGGCGGAACACGCTGCAGTACGTCGGCCACAACGTCCCCAGCTGGGGTGTCGCGGTGCTGGTCACCCTCTTCTTCGCCGTCATGGCGGGAGTCTCCCTCGGCTGGTTCCGCCGCGTCGACTGGCGCTGGCTGCCCGCGGCCGGGGCACTCACCTATCCGCTCTACCTGTTCCACGAGTCCATCGGCTGGGAGATCTTCCACCACCTGCAGTACCGGGTGGACCGCTGGACACTGCTCGGCGGCACGGTGGCGGGCGTGCTCGTACTGGCCCACCTGGTGCACCGGTGGGTGGAGCGGCCGGTCTCCCAGCGGCTCAAGCGAAGCCTGAGAACCGCCTTCGCCCAGGTCCGGGCCGCCGACGACGGCAAGGACCGCATGCCGGACAGCGTCCCCCGGACGTTCATCGGCCACGGCGCCGGGCCGCTCCCGCAACCGCCGGCCGGGCCCGAGCCGGAAGGCGTCGCCGCCCCGGCCCTGCGCTGA
- a CDS encoding AraC family transcriptional regulator, producing MISALNQLVDRVEEQLTGELDVRKLAAGLGTTEYHLRRMFSSLAGMPLSEYVRRRRMTVAAGDVVRGEEDLLEIAVRHGYGSREAFGRAFRAVHGAGPAEVRRDGGPLRTQPQLRFRLTVEGTTPMDTRLTDRPAFRLVGHSTRVPLIHHGVNPHIQQHIAAIPQEEHQRLKALGVTEPAGLLQVSDDVDPDAREGTELTYLHGVAVGRDTPVPDGLDAIEVPAGMWAVFRTSGPHPEALQSAWAATATEWFPSNPWRLRPGPSIVAVLDRAADFSTATCELWLPVERP from the coding sequence ATGATCTCGGCACTCAACCAGCTCGTCGATCGCGTCGAGGAGCAGCTCACCGGGGAACTCGACGTCAGGAAGCTGGCGGCGGGGCTCGGGACGACCGAGTACCACCTGCGCCGGATGTTCTCGTCGCTGGCCGGCATGCCGCTCTCGGAGTACGTGCGGCGGCGGCGCATGACCGTCGCCGCCGGTGACGTCGTCCGCGGCGAGGAGGACCTGCTGGAGATCGCCGTCCGCCACGGGTACGGCTCACGTGAGGCGTTCGGACGTGCGTTCCGGGCGGTTCACGGTGCCGGTCCCGCGGAGGTGCGCCGCGACGGAGGCCCCCTGCGTACACAGCCGCAGCTCAGGTTCCGCCTGACCGTCGAAGGGACTACCCCCATGGACACCCGCCTCACCGACCGCCCCGCGTTCCGCCTCGTCGGACACTCCACCCGGGTCCCGCTCATCCACCATGGCGTCAACCCGCACATCCAGCAGCACATCGCCGCGATCCCGCAGGAGGAGCACCAGCGTCTCAAGGCGCTCGGCGTCACCGAGCCCGCGGGCCTGCTCCAGGTCAGCGACGACGTCGACCCCGACGCGCGGGAGGGCACCGAGCTGACCTATCTGCACGGCGTCGCCGTCGGCCGGGACACTCCGGTCCCGGACGGGCTCGACGCCATCGAGGTGCCGGCCGGCATGTGGGCGGTGTTCCGTACCAGCGGGCCGCACCCCGAGGCCCTGCAGTCGGCGTGGGCGGCGACCGCGACCGAGTGGTTCCCGTCCAACCCGTGGCGGCTGCGGCCGGGGCCCTCGATCGTCGCGGTCCTCGACCGCGCGGCCGACTTCTCCACCGCGACCTGCGAGCTGTGGCTTCCCGTCGAGCGGCCGTGA